Proteins encoded in a region of the Quercus lobata isolate SW786 chromosome 8, ValleyOak3.0 Primary Assembly, whole genome shotgun sequence genome:
- the LOC115955368 gene encoding stigma-specific STIG1-like protein 1 produces MELVKVIIIIAITMALSITVTMKSIGEVEEKPPFPDTESTSYIYHKEELPFKEKKLIFPSKRLSRFLAEKNPNAADHCHKDKEICNTVGGKNSTCCNNKCIDLSIDKNNCGACKKKCKYTETCCGGKCVDVTYDKRHCGKCNNRCKKGEFCVYALCNYA; encoded by the coding sequence atGGAACTTGTGAAGGTGATCATCATTATAGCCATAACCATGGCTTTATCCATCACAGTGACTATGAAGAGCATTGGTGAAGTGGAGGAAAAACCACCATTTCCAGACACCGAGAGTACTTCATACATTTATCATAAAGAGGAGCTTCCCTTTAAGGAAAAGAAACTAATATTTCCTTCCAAAAGACTAAGTCGCTTCCTTGCTGAGAAGAACCCAAATGCAGCTGACCATTGCcacaaagacaaagaaatatGCAACACTGTAGGAGGCAAAAACTCCACCTGTTGCAACAACAAGTGCATAGACTTGTCCATTGACAAGAACAACTGCGGTGCATGCAAGAAGAAATGCAAGTATACCGAGACATGTTGCGGAGGTAAATGTGTGGATGTGACTTACGATAAGAGGCATTGTGGGAAATGTAACAATCGATGCAAAAAAGGAGAATTCTGCGTATATGCACTGTGTAACTATGCATAA
- the LOC115955712 gene encoding VPS35 endosomal protein sorting factor-like isoform X1, protein MEFRPRNYIAERQSHALPRLRAQNHPLSAPSSPLLSQVDVLDHGNNDFFDPLRRSDNNATVSKDDFQDHENTSSETSTQLPTKEWMSFKRFLMQRFPVSKMVSISSISNVIMKGAKAYDKSSTNMHLEELEDPEKYAEEGVKVITRQEYVSRLHELKDEINRSWRANDRVTSLKLSIKVARLLMDTSILQFYPTLFVLAMDIMDMLGDMVWERIMWKAEFAEDGTRLCSLPDNFQASDICSDAKETCNNWFCKIGSIRELLPRIYLELALLPCWRFLVDKPEDCVQRLVMMTRGLADPLASAYCRLYMTHCAQKLPSCDIGYLVKCVNDIKILVMRIISAKETTQGNITNNRRLLVTLMEPTIEYIMKCIFKDASQRQVGNVLVELGLGMNQVELFGSFCCLSIVLHHLLKELPAEVVTASAVEILHTIECSNDYSFDQCLNYRLLGFRLSERKSQRDIVHAVVDKVTQVMSERNSLDEYLKVVDAYVDIVLQNQMDNHLNTILGGISKRAYNKVVTEDELASLQSILVKILTHFKVLEDVFTLNHFLEILDIMYGSSRSIVNMHILNMATRNGSISDPTSIQLLFEISQNLHDDGDFLNMKDDDNQPARLISRFVHMVDYGTEMERHLSFLVECRGAFSSLNELKETLVHSSNCLVIKALKDAKKHLSFVKSCIAFSEVTLPSISAGVKQLYLYLETAEVALLCGLVSHSDGLIDSAINCLLSLDLMDGSRTSIDVEGILSAIQKLCSHLVMVPGNSEQGVTYFPNNILSLVNSRSWMTPRMRTRVFCTILTLTATLSQNKLPYHADHGEIPGNDLLFFGDSSYLRELVSFAEYVLQNLVDTIQQEPSQAARGSMALEACNCIASSFMLSNEISQVCSKLIETARLCLSASDKYLQSTITFLDINLPTPMVSPSITV, encoded by the exons ATGGAGTTCAGACCCCGCAATTACATTGCCGAACGACAGTCCCACGCGCTTCCTCGCCTACGCGCCCAAAACCATCCTCTCTCCGCTCCATCCTCACCTCTCCTTAGCCAG GTTGATGTTTTGGATCATGGAAACAATGACTTTTTCGACCCACTGAGGAGATCAGATAATAATGCGACAGTTTCTAAAGATGATTTTCAAGATCATGAAAATACTTCTAGTGAAACTTCTACTCAACTCCCGACAAAGGAATGGATGTCTTTCAAGAGATTCTTAATGCAGAGATTTCCTGTCTCCAAAATGGTTTCAATTTCTTCA ATATCCAATGTGATAATGAAAGGTGCAAAGG CATATGATAAATCTTCAACAAATATGCATCTAGAGGAACTAGAAGATCCGGAAAAATATGCTGAAGAAGGTGTCAAGGTCATCACTCGGCAAGAGTATGTCTCTCGATTGCATGAGCTCAAAGATGAAATTAATCGTTCTTGGCGTGCTAATGACCGTGTAACATCTTTGAAGTTATCTATAAAG GTTGCTAGGCTTTTGATGGATACatcaattttacaattttatcctACGCTTTTTGTTCTTGCTATGGATATAATGGATATGCTTGGGGATATGGTATGGGAGCGAATCATGTGGAAAGCTGAATTTGCTGAAGATGGAACCAGACTCTGCTCCTTACCAG ATAACTTTCAAGCAAGTGACATTTGCTCTGATGCCAAAGAAACTTGCAATAATTGGTTCTGCAAAATTGGTTCCATCCGGGAGCTTCTTCCACGCAT TTATTTAGAGCTGGCTTTATTGCCTTGCTGGCGTTTCCTGGTTGACAAACCTGAAGACTGTGTCCAGCGTTTGGTTATGATGACAAGAGGGTTAGCAGATCCATTGGCATCTGCCTACTGTCGTCTGTATATGACCCACTGTGCCCAGAAGTTGCCCTCATGTGATATAG GATACCTAGTTAAATGTGTTAATGACATCAAGATTCTAGTGATGCGGATCATATCAGCCAAGGAAACAACACAAGGAAATATTACAAACAACAGAAGATTGCTTGTCACTCTGATGGAGCCAACCATTGAGTATATTATGAAATGCATATTTAAGGATGCTTCTCAG AGGCAAGTAGGTAATGTGCTTGTGGAGCTTGGGCTAGGAATGAATCAAGTGGAGTTGTTTGGGAGTTTCTGTTGCCTCTCAATTGTTCTGCATCATCTACTTAAGGAACTTCCTGCTGAAGTTGTTACTGCAAGTGCTGTGGAGATCCTTCATACCATTGAATGCAGCAATGATTATTCCTTTGATCAG TGTTTGAATTACAGGTTACTAGGATTCAGGCTTTCTGAAAGGAAATCTCAAAGGGACATTGTCCATGCTGTGGTTGATAAAGTTACTCAG GTTATGAGTGAAAGGAATAGCCTTGATGAGTACCTGAAGGTTGTGGATGCTTATGTGGATATTGTTCTTCAAAATCAGATG GACAACCATCTGAACACCATTTTAGGAGGTATTTCAAAGAGAGCATACAATAAAGTGGTCACTGAAGATGAATTGGCAAGCTTGCAATCCATCTTGGTGAAGATTCTTACTCATTTCAAGGTCTTAGAGGATGTATTCACCTTG AACCATTTTCTGGAGATCTTAGATATAATGTATGGGAGCTCACGGAGCATTGTCAATATGCATATCCTCAACATGGCAACAAG GAACGGTTCTATAAGTGATCCAACATCCATACAGCTGCTGTTTGAAATTTCACAAAATCTACATGATGATGGTGATTTTTTGAATATGAAAGATGATGATAACCAGCCAGCACGGTTGATTTCTCGTTTCGTCCATATG GTTGACTATGGAACAGAGATGGAACGCCATTTATCATTTTTAGTTGAATGTCGTGGAGCTTTTAGTAGCTTAAATGAACTTAAG GAAACCCTTGTTCACTCCAGCAATTGTTTAGTGATTAAGGCTTTGAAAGATGCAAAAAAGCATCTTAGTTTTGTCAAATCTTGCATAGCATTTAGTGAAGTCACATTGCCTTCTATTTCAGCTGGGGTTAAACAGTTATATCTTTATCTTGAGACTGCTGAG GTTGCCTTGTTATGTGGTTTAGTCTCTCATTCAGATGGACTGATAGATTCCGCAATCAACTGTTTGCTAAGTTTAGACCTGATGGATG GGTCCCGGACATCAATTGATGTTGAAGGCATACTCTCTGCAATTCAAAAGTTATGCAGCCACTTGGTTATGGTTCCAG GTAATTCTGAGCAAGGAGTCACCTACTTCCCAAATAACATACTATCTCTTGTTAATTCCAGATCTTG GATGACACCAAGAATGAGGACAAGAGTTTTTTGCACAATTCTTACATTGACAGCTACACTATCTCAAAATAAGCTCCCATACCATGCAGATCATGGAGAG ATTCCTGGAAATGACCTATTATTTTTTGGTGATTCATCTTACTTACGAGAACTTGTGTCCTTTGCTGAGTATGTTCTTCAGAACCTGGTTGATACCATTCAGCAAGAGCCTTCGCAG GCGGCTCGTGGAAGCATGGCACTTGAAGCTTGCAATTGCATTGCATCGTCTTTCATG TTAAGCAATGAAATATCCCAAGTCTGCTCCAAACTCATAGAAACTGCCAGGTTGTGTTTGAGCGCCAGTGACAAATATCTGCAGTCAACCATTACATTTTTAGACATAAACTTGCCGACGCCCATGGTGTCACCATCCATTACTGTCTGA
- the LOC115955712 gene encoding VPS35 endosomal protein sorting factor-like isoform X2, with the protein MEFRPRNYIAERQSHALPRLRAQNHPLSAPSSPLLSQVDVLDHGNNDFFDPLRRSDNNATVSKDDFQDHENTSSETSTQLPTKEWMSFKRFLMQRFPVSKMVSISSISNVIMKGAKAYDKSSTNMHLEELEDPEKYAEEGVKVITRQEYVSRLHELKDEINRSWRANDRVTSLKLSIKVARLLMDTSILQFYPTLFVLAMDIMDMLGDMVWERIMWKAEFAEDGTRLCSLPDNFQASDICSDAKETCNNWFCKIGSIRELLPRIYLELALLPCWRFLVDKPEDCVQRLVMMTRGLADPLASAYCRLYMTHCAQKLPSCDIGYLVKCVNDIKILVMRIISAKETTQGNITNNRRLLVTLMEPTIEYIMKCIFKDASQRQVGNVLVELGLGMNQVELFGSFCCLSIVLHHLLKELPAEVVTASAVEILHTIECSNDYSFDQCLNYRLLGFRLSERKSQRDIVHAVVDKVTQVMSERNSLDEYLKVVDAYVDIVLQNQMDNHLNTILGGISKRAYNKVVTEDELASLQSILVKILTHFKVLEDVFTLNHFLEILDIMYGSSRSIVNMHILNMATRNGSISDPTSIQLLFEISQNLHDDGDFLNMKDDDNQPARLISRFVHMVDYGTEMERHLSFLVECRGAFSSLNELKETLVHSSNCLVIKALKDAKKHLSFVKSCIAFSEVTLPSISAGVKQLYLYLETAEVALLCGLVSHSDGLIDSAINCLLSLDLMDGSRTSIDVEGILSAIQKLCSHLVMVPDLG; encoded by the exons ATGGAGTTCAGACCCCGCAATTACATTGCCGAACGACAGTCCCACGCGCTTCCTCGCCTACGCGCCCAAAACCATCCTCTCTCCGCTCCATCCTCACCTCTCCTTAGCCAG GTTGATGTTTTGGATCATGGAAACAATGACTTTTTCGACCCACTGAGGAGATCAGATAATAATGCGACAGTTTCTAAAGATGATTTTCAAGATCATGAAAATACTTCTAGTGAAACTTCTACTCAACTCCCGACAAAGGAATGGATGTCTTTCAAGAGATTCTTAATGCAGAGATTTCCTGTCTCCAAAATGGTTTCAATTTCTTCA ATATCCAATGTGATAATGAAAGGTGCAAAGG CATATGATAAATCTTCAACAAATATGCATCTAGAGGAACTAGAAGATCCGGAAAAATATGCTGAAGAAGGTGTCAAGGTCATCACTCGGCAAGAGTATGTCTCTCGATTGCATGAGCTCAAAGATGAAATTAATCGTTCTTGGCGTGCTAATGACCGTGTAACATCTTTGAAGTTATCTATAAAG GTTGCTAGGCTTTTGATGGATACatcaattttacaattttatcctACGCTTTTTGTTCTTGCTATGGATATAATGGATATGCTTGGGGATATGGTATGGGAGCGAATCATGTGGAAAGCTGAATTTGCTGAAGATGGAACCAGACTCTGCTCCTTACCAG ATAACTTTCAAGCAAGTGACATTTGCTCTGATGCCAAAGAAACTTGCAATAATTGGTTCTGCAAAATTGGTTCCATCCGGGAGCTTCTTCCACGCAT TTATTTAGAGCTGGCTTTATTGCCTTGCTGGCGTTTCCTGGTTGACAAACCTGAAGACTGTGTCCAGCGTTTGGTTATGATGACAAGAGGGTTAGCAGATCCATTGGCATCTGCCTACTGTCGTCTGTATATGACCCACTGTGCCCAGAAGTTGCCCTCATGTGATATAG GATACCTAGTTAAATGTGTTAATGACATCAAGATTCTAGTGATGCGGATCATATCAGCCAAGGAAACAACACAAGGAAATATTACAAACAACAGAAGATTGCTTGTCACTCTGATGGAGCCAACCATTGAGTATATTATGAAATGCATATTTAAGGATGCTTCTCAG AGGCAAGTAGGTAATGTGCTTGTGGAGCTTGGGCTAGGAATGAATCAAGTGGAGTTGTTTGGGAGTTTCTGTTGCCTCTCAATTGTTCTGCATCATCTACTTAAGGAACTTCCTGCTGAAGTTGTTACTGCAAGTGCTGTGGAGATCCTTCATACCATTGAATGCAGCAATGATTATTCCTTTGATCAG TGTTTGAATTACAGGTTACTAGGATTCAGGCTTTCTGAAAGGAAATCTCAAAGGGACATTGTCCATGCTGTGGTTGATAAAGTTACTCAG GTTATGAGTGAAAGGAATAGCCTTGATGAGTACCTGAAGGTTGTGGATGCTTATGTGGATATTGTTCTTCAAAATCAGATG GACAACCATCTGAACACCATTTTAGGAGGTATTTCAAAGAGAGCATACAATAAAGTGGTCACTGAAGATGAATTGGCAAGCTTGCAATCCATCTTGGTGAAGATTCTTACTCATTTCAAGGTCTTAGAGGATGTATTCACCTTG AACCATTTTCTGGAGATCTTAGATATAATGTATGGGAGCTCACGGAGCATTGTCAATATGCATATCCTCAACATGGCAACAAG GAACGGTTCTATAAGTGATCCAACATCCATACAGCTGCTGTTTGAAATTTCACAAAATCTACATGATGATGGTGATTTTTTGAATATGAAAGATGATGATAACCAGCCAGCACGGTTGATTTCTCGTTTCGTCCATATG GTTGACTATGGAACAGAGATGGAACGCCATTTATCATTTTTAGTTGAATGTCGTGGAGCTTTTAGTAGCTTAAATGAACTTAAG GAAACCCTTGTTCACTCCAGCAATTGTTTAGTGATTAAGGCTTTGAAAGATGCAAAAAAGCATCTTAGTTTTGTCAAATCTTGCATAGCATTTAGTGAAGTCACATTGCCTTCTATTTCAGCTGGGGTTAAACAGTTATATCTTTATCTTGAGACTGCTGAG GTTGCCTTGTTATGTGGTTTAGTCTCTCATTCAGATGGACTGATAGATTCCGCAATCAACTGTTTGCTAAGTTTAGACCTGATGGATG GGTCCCGGACATCAATTGATGTTGAAGGCATACTCTCTGCAATTCAAAAGTTATGCAGCCACTTGGTTATGGTTCCAG ATCTTG GATGA
- the LOC115955168 gene encoding splicing factor, suppressor of white-apricot homolog has product MDLEVVGRHALLFDDDATAAFINTSDALVEWNSLSIDRYDVRHLLSSPPPPRKLRRHHRSEDPSLDSELDRERYLDLPSPSDEDQEQDLQDGTKPVVAGGYSAVAFSYGNTDEAIEQKNNDAESGFRPPFQVPESLLQNLPPTEKVHQIIARTAMFVSKHGGQSEIVLRVKQGDNPTFGFLMPDHHLHAYFRFLVDHQELLKPDSGDKSLVEKNNAGLDQAGSALSILGSVYGSGEDEDGATEEIPEYKRNDLEEAVNAGNVTVSHGSVQAVSSVNVAGKDVAIAKGSVMSLKEKAPIIKRNRSISTVMVGTRSGVRKEADALGSLCTAGDKSQASLLSTPKVEQPIVEPPSDLKRVVDKIVEFILKNGKQFEAVLVEQDQKHGRFPFLLSSNQYHPYYLKALEKAKELKLPGKGSDSMGHQVEKKTAVPKEGDTLSRGSADLDIPYSYDRKEKFKMFFGKSKKDGQDPPSKATEPQIGISMDAASAAAILQAATRGIKNPSLENFPMTSLNGIGRGPSSDGGHTSSFGSLRSSQHQSSISKPDQKGEPSVSVPVAKAIAETAAIAAASEADSSEACLTREQKLKAERLKRAKMFAVMIKSGAAPLKTEPLRGLSAEPLGSGISGSGTEVENFVGKEREGSSVPIDVDDKIEKSEKKISVDEYNERRSKRSYRSRSKRHEEQEEGEVEEDKEEEIEEEQEGEDKRAHKHTRKKHRSHRSSYHSRERHKHRKRHSSKDKDSRHRRKYDDSSDDEHQYSRHRDEHDTPSNNEHRRSQHRRHRDERDSSDDEHQHSRHRDEDDTLSNNEHQRSQHRRKHDSSSDDQHQHSRRRKHHSSDDEHEHRSRSVRHRKSQSDKEMDLEEGEIVTKSDQSKASQGDVASREASVELSKSYQDGGAPSQPSETTEISDDLRAKIRAMLMATL; this is encoded by the exons ATGGATCTAGAGGTGGTTGGGCGCCACGCGCTGCTCTTCGACGACGACGCCACCGCCGCCTTTATCAACACCAGCGACGCCCTCGTCGAGTGGAACTCGCTCTCCATCGACCGCTACGACGTGCGCCACCTCCTCTCCAGTCCTCCGCCGCCGCGTAAGCTCCGCCGTCACCACCGCTCCGAAGATCCTTCGCTCGACTCCGAGCTCGATCGCGAGCGTTACCTCGATTTACCGTCGCCGtccgatgaagatcaagaacaaG aTTTACAAGATGGTACCAAACCAGTAGTTGCTGGCGGCTATAGTGCTGTTGCCTTTTCATATGGGAACACTGATGAAGCAATCGAGCAAAAGAATAATGATGCTGAGTCTGGTTTTCGTCCACCCTTCCAAGTACCGGAGAGCTTACTTCAAAACCTA CCACCAACAGAGAAGGTTCATCAGATCATTGCAAGAACTGCTATGTTTGTTAGCAAACATGGTGGTCAGTCAGAAATTGTTTTGAGGGTCAAACAGGGGGACAACCCTACATTTGGGTTCTTGATGCCAGATCATCATCTCCATGCCTACTTTCGGTTTCTTGTTGATCACCAAGAACTTCTCAAGCCTGACAGTGGTGACAAATCTCTAGTAGAAAAGAATAACGCTGGTCTCGATCAGGCTGGTAGTGCTTTGTCTATCCTTGGTTCTGTATATGGGTCTGGAGAGGATGAGGATGGTGCAACTGAGGAAATTCCCGAATATAAAAGAAATGATTTAGAGGAAGCCGTCAATGCTGGTAATGTTACTGTTTCTCATGGATCAGTGCAGGCAGTCTCTTCTGTAAATGTAGCTGGGAAAGATGTGGCGATTGCCAAGGGTTCAGTTAtgagtttgaaagaaaaagctCCTATAATAAAACGGAATCGTTCCATCAGTACAGTTATGGTTGGAACTAGAAGTGGGGTCAGAAAAGAAGCTGATGCCTTGGGCTCACTTTGCACTGCTGGGGACAAATCACAGGCTTCTTTGCTTAGCACGCCCAAGGTTGAACAACCCATTGTGGAGCCTCCATCTGATTTAAAGAGAGTAGTTGACAAGATAGTCGAGTTCATCCTGAAAAATGGTAAACAATTTGAAGCTGTTCTTGTGGAACAGGATCAAAAACATGGAAGATTTCCGTTCCTTCTGTCATCCAATCAATATCACCCTTATTATTTAAAAGCTCTTGAGAAAGCTAAAGAG TTGAAATTACCTGGCAAGGGCTCTGATTCAATGGGGCATCAGGTGGAGAAGAAAACTGCTGTACCAAAAGAAGGTGATACTCTGTCCAGAGGATCTGCTGATCTTGATATACCATATAGTTATGACAGGAAAGAGAAGTTTAAGATGTTTTTTGGCAAATCAAAGAAGGATGGGCAGGATCCTCCTTCCAAAGCCACTGAGCCACAAATTGGAATAAGTATGGATGCAGCTTCTGCTGCTGCAATTCTCCAGGCTGCCACAAGGGGCATTAAGAATCctagtttagaaaattttcctATGACATCATTAAATGGTATTGGTCGAGGCCCTAGCAGTGATGGTGGACACACCTCAAGCTTTGGGAGTCTCCGTTCATCTCAACACCAAAGTTCCATTTCAAAGCCAGATCAAAAGGGGGAGCCTAGTGTTTCTGTCCCTGTTGCCAAGGCTATTGCAGAGACAGCTGCTATTGCAGCTGCAAGTGAGGCTGACTCCTCTGAAGCATGCCTGACAAGAGAGCAGAAGCTGAAGGCTGAGAGATTGAAACGGGCAAAGATGTTTGCAGTCATGATAAAAAGTGGAGCTGCACCATTGAAAACGGAACCATTGCGTGGCTTATCAGCAGAACCATTAGGGTCTGGAATTTCTGGATCAGGTACTGaggttgaaaattttgtggGCAAAGAAAGAGAAGGCAGTTCAGTTCCAATCGATGTGGATGATAAGATTGAGAAGtctgaaaagaaaatttctgtTGATGAATATAATGAACGGCGATCTAAGAGGAGTTACCGTTCTAGAtctaaaagacatgaagaacaagaagaagggGAAGTTGAGGAAGACAAAGAAGAGGAAATAGAGGAGGAACAAGAAGGGGAAGATAAAAGGGCTCACAAGCACACTCGGAAAAAGCACCGGTCTCATCGGTCTTCATACCACAGTAGGGAAAGGCATAAGCACCGGAAAAGACATTCTTCTAAGGACAAAGATTCTCGACATCGGCGTAAGTATGATGACTCTTCTGATGATGAGCATCAGTACTCTCGACATCGGGATGAGCATGATACTCCCTCCAATAATGAGCATCGGCGTTCTCAACATCGTCGACATCGGGATGAGCGTGACTCTTCTGATGATGAGCATCAGCACTCTCGACATCGGGATGAGGATGATACTCTCTCCAATAATGAGCATCAGCGTTCCCAACATCGACGTAAACATGATAGTTCCTCTGATGATCAACATCAGCACTCTCGACGACGTAAGCATCATAGCTCTGATGATGAGCATGAACACCGAAGCAGATCTGTTAGGCATAGGAAATCTCAGTCTGACAAAGAAATGGACTTGGAAGAAGGAGAGATTGTTACAAAATCAGATCAATCAAAAGCTAGTCAGGGTGATGTTGCTAGTCGGGAAGCTTCTGTTGAATTATCAAAATCATATCAAGATGGAGGGGCCCCATCTCAGCCCTCTGAAACCACCGAGATTTCTGATGATCTTAGAGCTAAAATTCGAGCCATGTTAATGGCAACCTTGTAA